One Mycobacterium kubicae genomic window carries:
- the xerD gene encoding site-specific tyrosine recombinase XerD has product MTAPTLQTQLQGYLDHLTIERGVAANTLSSYRRDLRRYSKHLEERGIHDLAKVGEDDVSEFLVSLRRGDPEAGAVGLSAVSAARALIAVRGLHRFAAAEGLAELDVARAVRPPTPGRRLPKSLSLDEVLALLEGAGGEDASDGPLTLRNRALLELLYSTGARISEAVGLDVDDIDTQARSVLLQGKGGKQRLVPVGRPAVQALDAYLVRGRPDLARRGRGTPAIFLNARGGRLSRQSAWQVLQDAADRAGITSGVSPHMLRHSFATHLLEGGADVRVVQELLGHASVTTTQIYTLVTVHALREVWAGAHPRAT; this is encoded by the coding sequence GTGACAGCGCCGACGCTGCAGACACAGTTACAGGGCTATCTCGATCACCTGACCATCGAACGCGGGGTGGCGGCCAACACGTTGAGTTCCTACCGCCGCGATCTGCGCCGCTATTCAAAACATCTGGAAGAACGCGGTATTCACGACCTGGCCAAGGTGGGTGAGGACGATGTCAGTGAGTTCCTGGTGTCGCTGCGGCGCGGAGACCCCGAAGCCGGAGCGGTCGGGCTGTCGGCGGTGTCGGCGGCGCGGGCGCTGATCGCGGTACGCGGACTGCACCGCTTCGCCGCCGCAGAAGGGCTCGCGGAATTGGATGTGGCCCGCGCGGTTCGGCCGCCGACGCCGGGCCGGCGGTTACCCAAGAGCCTGTCACTCGACGAAGTGTTGGCTCTGCTGGAAGGGGCCGGCGGTGAAGACGCGTCCGACGGCCCACTGACTTTACGCAACCGCGCGCTGCTGGAGTTGCTGTACTCGACCGGGGCGCGGATTTCCGAAGCGGTCGGCCTCGACGTCGACGACATCGACACCCAGGCCCGGTCAGTGTTGTTGCAAGGCAAGGGCGGCAAGCAGCGACTGGTGCCGGTGGGTCGGCCCGCCGTGCAGGCGCTGGACGCTTACCTGGTGCGGGGGCGCCCGGATCTGGCCCGTCGCGGCCGCGGCACGCCGGCCATTTTCCTCAATGCGCGCGGTGGCCGCTTGTCGCGACAAAGCGCGTGGCAGGTTCTGCAGGATGCGGCCGATCGGGCAGGCATCACCTCGGGCGTGTCACCCCACATGCTGCGGCACTCGTTCGCCACGCATCTGCTCGAGGGTGGCGCCGATGTGCGTGTCGTGCAAGAGCTTTTGGGCCACGCGTCGGTGACAACGACGCAGATCTACACCTTGGTCACCGTGCACGCGCTGCGGGAAGTGTGGGCCGGAGCCCATCCGCGCGCCACCTAG
- a CDS encoding NUDIX domain-containing protein, which translates to MAEHDFQTISSETLYQGAIFALRRDQVRMPGGNVAKREVLEHYGAVAVVAMDDDNNIPMVYQYRHTYGRRLWELPAGLLDEAGEPPQETAARELKEEVGLQASTWQVLVDVNTAPGYSDESVRIYLATGLAEVQRPDAHDEEADMTMRWFPIAEAAHRVLSGEIVNSIAIGGILAAYAVVTGSAQARPVDTAWVDRPTAFMTRKNQKKEQ; encoded by the coding sequence GTGGCTGAACACGACTTTCAGACCATATCGTCCGAAACCCTTTATCAGGGCGCCATTTTCGCGCTGCGCCGCGATCAAGTGCGGATGCCGGGCGGCAATGTCGCCAAGCGGGAAGTGCTCGAACACTATGGGGCGGTCGCGGTCGTCGCGATGGACGACGACAACAACATTCCAATGGTCTACCAGTATCGCCATACCTACGGTCGGCGCCTGTGGGAACTGCCTGCTGGGCTTCTGGACGAGGCGGGTGAGCCGCCGCAGGAAACCGCCGCCCGCGAACTCAAAGAAGAGGTCGGTCTGCAGGCCAGCACCTGGCAGGTGCTCGTCGACGTCAACACCGCACCGGGCTACAGCGACGAATCGGTGCGGATCTATCTGGCCACCGGTCTGGCCGAAGTACAGCGTCCCGACGCGCACGACGAAGAAGCCGACATGACGATGCGCTGGTTTCCCATCGCCGAGGCGGCGCATCGCGTGTTGAGCGGCGAGATCGTCAATTCCATTGCCATTGGCGGGATCCTGGCCGCCTACGCGGTTGTGACCGGCTCCGCCCAGGCGCGTCCCGTCGACACCGCGTGGGTCGACCGGCCCACAGCGTTCATGACCAGAAAGAATCAGAAGAAAGAGCAGTGA
- a CDS encoding O-methyltransferase, whose product MSLKARFPVLRWSVWRMAAGNRNITTTGQIGDGREAAAVNYVLRHARVGDIDHVLATIDKFAYEKSMLINVGDEKGQLLDAAVRRAQPALALELGTYVGYGALRIARAAPAAKVYSVELAEANAANARRIWEHAGVADRVTCVVGTLGDGGRTLDALAHEHGFTAGAVDFVFLDHDKNAYLTDLKSIVQRGWLHPGSIVVADNVRVPGAPKYREFMRQQQGKAWNTVEHKAHLEYQSLVSDLVLESEYLGTA is encoded by the coding sequence GTGAGCCTGAAAGCACGCTTCCCGGTGTTGCGGTGGTCGGTCTGGCGGATGGCCGCCGGGAACCGCAACATCACCACAACCGGCCAGATCGGTGACGGCCGAGAGGCGGCCGCGGTGAACTATGTTCTCCGGCACGCCCGCGTCGGAGACATCGATCATGTCCTGGCCACCATCGACAAGTTCGCCTACGAGAAATCCATGCTGATCAACGTCGGCGACGAGAAGGGACAGCTGCTCGACGCCGCAGTGCGCCGCGCCCAACCGGCGCTGGCTCTCGAATTGGGCACCTATGTGGGCTACGGCGCGCTACGCATCGCCAGGGCGGCGCCGGCCGCCAAGGTGTACTCGGTCGAGCTGGCGGAGGCGAATGCAGCCAATGCCCGGCGCATCTGGGAGCACGCCGGCGTGGCCGATCGGGTGACGTGTGTGGTCGGCACCCTCGGCGACGGTGGGCGCACCCTCGACGCGTTGGCCCATGAGCACGGGTTCACCGCCGGTGCGGTTGACTTCGTCTTCCTCGACCACGACAAGAACGCGTACCTGACGGACCTGAAAAGCATTGTGCAGCGAGGATGGCTCCATCCGGGCTCCATCGTGGTCGCCGACAACGTCCGGGTGCCCGGCGCGCCGAAGTACCGCGAATTCATGCGTCAGCAGCAAGGCAAGGCGTGGAACACCGTCGAGCACAAAGCGCACCTGGAATATCAGTCCCTGGTGTCCGACCTGGTGCTCGAGTCGGAATACCTGGGCACCGCCTAG
- a CDS encoding CTP synthase produces the protein MRRHPQAVTKHLFVSGGVASSLGKGLTASSLGQLLTARGLHVTMQKLDPYLNVDPGTMNPFQHGEVFVTEDGAETDLDVGHYERFLDRDLSGSANVTTGQVYSTVIAKERRGEYLGDTVQVIPHITDEIKRRIMAMAEPDAGGHRPDVVITEIGGTVGDIESQPFLEAARQVRHDLGRENVFFLHVSLVPYLAPSGELKTKPTQHSVAALRSIGITPDALILRSDRVVPEALKNKIALMCDVDIDGVISTPDAPSIYDIPKVLHREELDAFVVRRLNLPFRDVDWTEWDDLLRRVHEPHETVRIALVGKYVELSDAYLSVTEALRAGGFKHRAKVEIRWVASDDCETAHGAATTLGDVHGVLIPGGFGIRGIEGKIGAIAHARARGLPVLGLCLGLQCIVIEAARSVGLAEANSAEFEPNTPDPVISTMADQEHIVAGEADLGGTMRLGAYPAVLQPESVVAQAYQTTQVSERHRHRYEVNNAYREKIAESGLRFSGTSPDGHLVEFVEYPPEQHPFVVGTQAHPELKSRPTRPHPLFVAFVGAALDYKAGELLPVEIPEHVSNGNQHREGVSQPLPEPATRG, from the coding sequence TTGCGTAGGCACCCGCAAGCCGTCACCAAGCACCTCTTCGTCTCGGGCGGCGTTGCTTCCTCGCTCGGCAAGGGTCTCACCGCCAGTAGCCTCGGACAGCTGCTCACCGCACGCGGGTTGCACGTCACGATGCAAAAACTCGACCCGTATCTCAATGTGGACCCGGGCACCATGAACCCGTTCCAGCACGGCGAAGTCTTCGTCACCGAGGACGGCGCCGAGACCGACCTCGACGTCGGCCACTACGAGCGGTTCCTGGATCGCGATCTGTCCGGCTCGGCCAATGTCACCACCGGGCAGGTCTATTCGACCGTGATCGCCAAGGAGCGTCGCGGGGAATACCTCGGCGACACCGTCCAGGTCATCCCGCACATCACCGACGAGATCAAACGCCGCATCATGGCGATGGCCGAACCGGACGCCGGCGGCCACCGCCCGGACGTGGTCATCACCGAAATCGGCGGGACCGTCGGAGACATCGAATCGCAGCCGTTCCTCGAGGCCGCGCGTCAGGTCCGCCATGACTTGGGCCGGGAGAACGTCTTCTTCTTGCACGTCTCGTTGGTGCCTTACCTCGCTCCGTCGGGAGAACTCAAGACCAAACCCACACAGCACTCGGTGGCCGCCCTGCGCAGCATCGGTATCACCCCGGACGCGCTGATCCTGCGCTCTGACCGCGTTGTCCCCGAAGCGCTGAAAAACAAGATCGCGTTGATGTGTGACGTGGACATCGACGGCGTCATTTCCACCCCGGACGCGCCGTCGATCTACGACATCCCCAAGGTGTTGCACCGGGAGGAACTCGACGCCTTCGTGGTGCGACGGTTGAATCTGCCGTTCCGTGACGTCGACTGGACCGAATGGGACGATCTGCTGCGGCGAGTGCACGAACCGCATGAGACGGTGCGAATCGCGTTGGTCGGCAAGTATGTCGAGCTTTCCGACGCCTACCTGTCGGTCACCGAGGCGCTGCGCGCCGGCGGTTTCAAGCACCGCGCGAAGGTCGAGATCCGTTGGGTGGCATCCGATGACTGCGAGACGGCCCACGGCGCCGCTACGACACTGGGCGACGTGCACGGGGTGCTGATCCCCGGCGGATTCGGCATTCGGGGCATCGAGGGCAAGATCGGCGCCATCGCGCATGCCCGGGCCCGCGGCCTTCCGGTGTTGGGACTCTGCCTGGGCCTGCAATGCATCGTCATCGAAGCCGCCCGCTCGGTGGGTCTCGCCGAGGCCAACTCGGCCGAATTCGAGCCCAACACACCGGACCCGGTGATCTCCACCATGGCCGACCAAGAGCACATCGTGGCCGGTGAAGCCGACCTCGGTGGCACCATGCGCCTGGGCGCCTACCCTGCGGTGCTGCAGCCGGAATCCGTTGTGGCCCAAGCGTATCAAACGACGCAGGTGTCCGAACGGCATCGACACCGCTACGAGGTCAACAACGCCTACCGCGAGAAGATCGCCGAAAGCGGGCTGCGCTTCTCCGGCACCTCACCCGACGGTCATCTGGTTGAGTTCGTCGAATACCCACCCGAGCAGCACCCGTTCGTGGTCGGCACCCAGGCGCACCCGGAACTCAAGAGCCGTCCCACCCGCCCGCACCCCTTGTTCGTTGCGTTCGTCGGAGCGGCCCTCGACTACAAGGCCGGCGAACTGCTGCCGGTGGAAATCCCCGAGCACGTCTCCAACGGCAACCAGCATCGAGAAGGCGTCAGCCAGCCGCTACCTGAGCCCGCAACCCGTGGCTGA